A genome region from Chthonomonas sp. includes the following:
- a CDS encoding amidohydrolase, with translation MNLNAIRHALHAHPQVRFEETFASELVQRTLAELGIEFRAGLARGTGVLGYLPATTDPSSAPTIALRADMDALPIHEETGKPYASTIAGRMHACGHDGHTTILLGVAERLSQTAHRPNNVLFVFQPAEEGGGGGDLMVRDGCLNGTVLGKRADFMFGLHGWTTVGLGHVATRVGALMASTDEFFVEMQGRGGHAAAPETTRDPVLALAQFVVALQQIAGRNVDPFDNVVVTVGEIHGGTANNVIPMTATAHGTIRTMNPETRELARARVAQIAEGIATAHDMVANVTLNEGYPVVINEPTAVSRFLQVARATLGDEWVSDNAKPTMGGEDFAYYGAECPSCFFQLGLIPVGESSYPSVHTPVFDFNDDATPIGVRVMTALALSQGA, from the coding sequence GTGAATCTCAACGCCATTCGGCATGCCCTGCACGCCCACCCCCAAGTCCGTTTTGAAGAGACCTTTGCCAGCGAACTGGTGCAGCGCACGCTTGCCGAGCTCGGCATCGAGTTCCGAGCGGGCCTAGCCCGCGGCACCGGCGTGCTGGGTTACCTCCCGGCCACCACCGATCCGTCCTCCGCGCCGACGATCGCGTTGCGCGCCGATATGGACGCATTGCCCATTCACGAAGAGACCGGAAAACCCTACGCGAGTACGATCGCCGGTCGCATGCACGCGTGTGGACACGATGGGCACACCACCATTTTGCTGGGCGTGGCGGAGCGGCTCAGCCAAACCGCGCATCGCCCCAACAACGTGTTGTTCGTGTTTCAACCCGCCGAGGAGGGTGGTGGCGGAGGCGATTTGATGGTGCGCGACGGCTGCCTGAATGGCACCGTGCTCGGCAAACGCGCCGACTTTATGTTTGGACTCCACGGCTGGACGACAGTCGGGCTGGGGCATGTCGCCACTCGGGTTGGCGCGCTCATGGCGAGCACCGACGAGTTTTTCGTGGAGATGCAAGGTCGCGGCGGACACGCGGCGGCGCCGGAAACCACCCGTGACCCGGTACTCGCCCTCGCCCAATTTGTGGTTGCCCTGCAACAGATCGCAGGACGCAATGTGGACCCGTTTGACAATGTGGTGGTCACCGTCGGCGAGATTCACGGCGGCACGGCGAACAACGTGATTCCGATGACAGCCACCGCGCACGGGACGATCCGCACGATGAACCCCGAAACACGCGAACTCGCCCGGGCGCGGGTGGCGCAGATTGCCGAAGGGATCGCCACCGCCCACGACATGGTGGCCAACGTGACCCTGAACGAGGGATACCCGGTCGTCATCAATGAGCCAACCGCCGTATCCAGGTTCCTTCAGGTTGCCCGGGCCACGCTCGGCGATGAATGGGTGAGCGACAACGCGAAGCCGACCATGGGCGGCGAGGACTTTGCCTACTATGGTGCGGAATGCCCGAGCTGCTTCTTCCAGTTGGGCCTGATTCCGGTGGGCGAGAGCAGCTATCCCAGCGTTCACACGCCGGTGTTCGACTTCAACGACGACGCCACGCCGATCGGGGTGCGCGTGATGACGGCGCTGGCGCTAAGCCAAGGAGCGTAG
- a CDS encoding FAD-dependent oxidoreductase — MKIAVVGLGPAGCRAALALADAGRPGLLFDAQDRVGGRLHTVRLPNGLSYEAGGEWIDADHERILGLLARFGQEPVPSDQRPGRAFYDGEWRSEDDLWPDATIDEAAVEEQCDYDILDLDPVPWDNLLSANLDTQNVADYLHRHAKSPRGRWWVRSVARSDEGEEPERISLLGWLVNYMHYVDRDPGAMSRFRFPEGAQGFCERMLAAAGSEPQLGNPLRKVSWSDDSALLTFERGLIAVDAVILAMPPSALGHIEFDPALPESMEDAIDLIPMSRTLKISLAFRERWWLDHGFRGRMMLDTPLGQGWDGTLGEMPVLNFYVCGDGAAHYSESAEPVQEALQELSRKFPEAEEHFVSGAIHNWMENPYAGGGFPYTPPGTVLANLQTLRQPIGCLHFAGDHSADWMGFIEGALESGERAAAEVLAKQ; from the coding sequence ATGAAAATCGCGGTGGTGGGACTCGGCCCGGCGGGATGTCGCGCGGCTTTGGCTCTGGCCGACGCCGGGCGGCCCGGCTTGCTTTTTGATGCTCAAGACCGCGTCGGAGGAAGGTTGCATACCGTTCGGCTGCCGAACGGTTTGAGCTACGAAGCGGGCGGCGAATGGATTGACGCGGACCACGAACGGATTCTAGGGTTACTCGCCAGATTCGGGCAAGAACCGGTCCCAAGCGATCAACGTCCGGGCCGCGCCTTCTACGATGGCGAGTGGCGATCGGAAGACGACCTTTGGCCGGATGCAACAATAGATGAGGCGGCGGTCGAAGAGCAGTGCGACTACGACATCTTGGACCTCGACCCAGTGCCGTGGGACAACCTTCTCAGCGCGAATCTTGACACGCAGAACGTGGCCGACTACCTCCACCGCCACGCCAAATCGCCGCGCGGTCGGTGGTGGGTTCGCTCGGTGGCGCGGAGCGACGAAGGTGAGGAGCCCGAACGAATTAGCCTCCTTGGGTGGCTCGTCAACTACATGCATTACGTTGATCGCGACCCCGGGGCGATGAGTCGGTTTCGGTTTCCCGAGGGCGCGCAAGGCTTTTGCGAACGCATGCTCGCCGCAGCAGGTAGCGAGCCGCAACTCGGCAACCCGTTGCGCAAAGTCTCCTGGAGTGACGACTCGGCGCTACTCACGTTCGAGCGCGGCCTCATCGCGGTGGACGCGGTCATCCTGGCGATGCCGCCGAGTGCGCTAGGTCACATCGAATTCGATCCCGCTCTGCCCGAGAGCATGGAAGACGCGATCGACCTGATCCCCATGTCGCGCACCCTCAAAATCAGCCTCGCCTTCCGAGAACGGTGGTGGCTGGACCACGGATTTAGGGGCCGGATGATGCTCGACACGCCGCTGGGCCAAGGGTGGGACGGCACGCTCGGCGAGATGCCTGTGCTGAATTTTTACGTCTGCGGCGATGGCGCGGCGCACTATAGCGAATCCGCCGAGCCCGTGCAAGAGGCTCTGCAGGAACTCAGCCGCAAGTTCCCCGAGGCCGAGGAGCACTTTGTGTCGGGCGCGATCCACAACTGGATGGAAAACCCGTACGCGGGCGGCGGGTTCCCGTACACGCCGCCGGGCACCGTGCTCGCCAACTTGCAAACCCTGCGCCAGCCGATCGGCTGCCTGCATTTTGCCGGCGATCACTCGGCGGATTGGATGGGGTTCATCGAGGGGGCCCTCGAAAGCGGCGAACGCGCCGCGGCGGAAGTGTTGGCAAAGCAATGA
- a CDS encoding aminotransferase class V-fold PLP-dependent enzyme, with amino-acid sequence MKEHFSLALESTPGRFHFAAHSHHLWPDCTLGAQVQAWQDAASLADVKWEKVFGEVIPAVQQGIARHLNLPDPKTIVFAPNTHEFVLRLLSCLPADRPARILTTDSEFYSFRRQTQRLAEDGLVELTIIPAEPHGTFAERFVAAGTDFDLVFFSQVFFNSGFAVRNLAQIVQAFAEPTMVVIDGYHGYFAVPTDLSQVASRAFYMAGGYKYAMSGEGACFLHCPPGQALRPRNTGWFAEMDSLAAAKTGQVDYASDGFRMAGATFDPSGLYRMRAVLDWVQASGGSVSTYHSHAKRLQARFLAGLAHPALGEAQLVVPSIELSRGNFLTFQTPHASELYYFLRGHGVITDTRGDRLRFGFGIYQDESDVDHLLALLR; translated from the coding sequence GTGAAGGAGCACTTCAGTCTTGCCCTCGAATCGACGCCCGGGCGCTTTCATTTTGCGGCGCATAGCCACCACCTTTGGCCCGATTGCACGCTTGGCGCCCAAGTCCAGGCGTGGCAAGACGCGGCAAGTCTGGCCGACGTGAAGTGGGAAAAGGTGTTCGGCGAGGTTATTCCAGCGGTGCAGCAGGGCATCGCGCGGCACCTCAATTTGCCCGATCCCAAGACCATCGTCTTTGCGCCGAACACGCACGAGTTTGTGCTGCGGCTCCTCAGTTGCCTTCCCGCCGACCGGCCCGCCCGGATTCTCACCACGGACAGCGAGTTTTACAGCTTCCGGCGACAGACTCAGCGCCTCGCTGAAGATGGGCTCGTCGAGCTGACCATCATCCCGGCGGAGCCTCACGGCACGTTCGCCGAGCGGTTTGTGGCGGCGGGCACAGACTTCGATCTCGTCTTCTTTAGCCAAGTATTTTTCAACTCCGGGTTCGCGGTTCGGAACCTAGCCCAGATTGTCCAAGCCTTTGCCGAGCCGACCATGGTCGTGATTGACGGCTATCACGGCTACTTCGCGGTGCCCACCGATCTCAGCCAGGTGGCGAGCCGCGCGTTTTACATGGCCGGCGGCTACAAGTACGCCATGAGCGGCGAGGGCGCCTGCTTCCTGCATTGCCCGCCGGGACAGGCTTTGCGACCGCGCAACACGGGGTGGTTTGCCGAAATGGATAGCCTGGCCGCCGCCAAAACCGGCCAAGTGGATTACGCCAGCGACGGATTTCGAATGGCCGGAGCGACCTTCGATCCGAGCGGACTCTATCGCATGCGCGCCGTGCTCGATTGGGTGCAGGCGAGCGGCGGATCGGTGAGCACGTACCACTCTCACGCCAAGCGATTGCAAGCGCGGTTCTTGGCGGGTCTGGCACATCCCGCGCTCGGCGAAGCGCAACTTGTGGTGCCCAGCATCGAGCTTAGCCGGGGCAACTTCCTGACTTTCCAAACCCCTCACGCGAGTGAGCTTTATTACTTCCTGCGCGGACACGGCGTGATCACCGACACCCGCGGCGATCGCCTCCGGTTCGGATTCGGAATCTATCAAGACGAGAGCGATGTGGACCATTTGCTAGCGCTCTTAAGATAA
- a CDS encoding tRNA-dihydrouridine synthase — protein MHSVQLGPLVLANPLVVAPMTTYSSHPNGDIADDELTYLARRTGYGAIMTAACCVHPSGYSFEGQWQCWDDRHVPSLRRAAEAIHSTGAKAILQIHHGGRMAPSRLCGEPVSASAIPAPREGAETPRALTLAEIDELIQAYADAARRGVEAGYDGIEIHGANTYLLQQFVSPHSNRRDDEYGQDPYLMSERVARAVRAVVPSPVAVGYRFSPEEIEEPGLDLDRTAGLLGRLEECGLDFLHISLRSYEQESARQPERGAILPLVVSMVTLPLIGVGSVLTREDVEHCLALGCRAVAVGRGALTDPDFAHKVARGETPIAVLPAGDFAAECVLPAGLAAKIEAVPGWIPRAEAVAP, from the coding sequence GTGCATTCCGTTCAACTTGGGCCGCTTGTCTTGGCCAATCCGCTTGTCGTCGCGCCCATGACCACCTACTCCTCGCATCCGAACGGCGATATCGCCGATGACGAACTGACGTATCTGGCTCGCCGAACGGGCTACGGCGCGATCATGACAGCGGCTTGCTGCGTGCATCCTTCGGGATATTCCTTTGAGGGGCAATGGCAGTGCTGGGACGATCGCCACGTTCCCAGTTTGCGCCGCGCCGCCGAGGCAATTCATTCAACCGGTGCCAAGGCGATATTGCAGATTCACCACGGTGGCCGCATGGCTCCGAGCCGGTTGTGCGGCGAACCGGTGAGTGCCAGCGCGATCCCCGCCCCGCGGGAGGGCGCGGAAACGCCCCGCGCCCTAACCTTGGCTGAGATTGACGAGCTGATTCAGGCTTATGCCGACGCCGCGCGGCGGGGCGTGGAGGCCGGGTACGACGGCATCGAGATTCACGGCGCCAACACCTACTTGTTGCAACAGTTTGTGAGCCCGCATTCCAATCGCCGCGACGATGAGTACGGCCAAGACCCGTACCTGATGAGCGAGCGAGTGGCCCGGGCCGTTCGCGCGGTGGTGCCGTCGCCGGTGGCGGTGGGGTACCGATTCAGTCCGGAAGAGATTGAGGAGCCGGGGCTTGACCTCGACCGAACCGCGGGATTGCTTGGGCGGTTGGAGGAGTGCGGGCTCGACTTCCTGCACATCTCGCTGCGAAGTTACGAGCAGGAATCCGCTCGTCAGCCGGAGCGCGGGGCGATCTTGCCGCTGGTTGTCAGCATGGTTACGTTGCCGCTGATCGGAGTCGGAAGCGTGCTGACCCGCGAGGACGTGGAGCACTGCCTGGCGCTGGGATGTCGCGCGGTGGCCGTCGGTCGCGGCGCGCTAACTGATCCGGATTTCGCGCACAAAGTCGCGCGCGGAGAAACGCCGATCGCCGTGCTGCCCGCCGGTGATTTCGCCGCCGAATGCGTCCTTCCAGCGGGACTTGCGGCTAAGATCGAGGCTGTGCCGGGCTGGATTCCGCGAGCCGAAGCAGTCGCGCCTTAG
- the dapA gene encoding 4-hydroxy-tetrahydrodipicolinate synthase: MKDWGCLLTAMVTPFAADGGVNISEAKRIAAYLVDEQRNTGIVVNGTTGESPTTTEAEKFALLDAVLEEVGDRAAVVFGAGTYNTAESQHYIREGTRRGAHGIMVVNPYYNKPGQDGLYAHFMACAEATDRPMMVYNIQPRSSINLETPTLMRLIQDIPHLRAVKEASGNLGQISDVIREAPEGFLVYSGDDGLTLAIIALGGYGLVSVAAHLVGREYREMIDCFATDPARARALHHRVTPLVQELFAHPNPVPVKAGLAARGFACEDVRLPLVKLSAEAKARLLRLAESSPAQPRS, translated from the coding sequence ATGAAGGACTGGGGTTGTTTGCTCACTGCGATGGTCACACCGTTTGCCGCGGATGGGGGCGTAAATATTTCGGAAGCCAAACGAATTGCCGCCTATTTGGTGGACGAACAACGCAACACCGGCATTGTTGTCAACGGCACCACCGGCGAATCCCCCACCACAACTGAGGCGGAAAAGTTTGCCCTGCTCGACGCGGTTTTGGAGGAAGTGGGCGACCGCGCGGCCGTGGTTTTTGGCGCGGGAACCTACAACACCGCCGAGAGCCAACACTACATTCGCGAAGGCACGCGCCGCGGCGCGCACGGCATTATGGTCGTGAATCCCTACTACAACAAGCCGGGGCAAGACGGACTTTACGCCCACTTTATGGCGTGTGCGGAGGCCACCGACCGGCCGATGATGGTCTACAACATTCAACCGCGCAGCTCGATTAACCTGGAAACGCCAACCTTGATGCGTCTGATTCAGGACATCCCTCACCTGCGCGCGGTGAAGGAGGCGAGCGGGAATCTGGGCCAGATTTCGGACGTGATTCGTGAGGCTCCCGAAGGATTTTTGGTGTATAGCGGCGACGATGGATTGACGCTGGCGATCATCGCTCTCGGTGGGTACGGCCTCGTGAGTGTGGCCGCGCACTTGGTCGGACGTGAGTACCGCGAGATGATCGACTGCTTCGCCACCGACCCGGCACGGGCGCGAGCCCTGCACCACCGAGTCACCCCGCTGGTGCAAGAGCTTTTCGCCCATCCGAATCCGGTGCCCGTGAAGGCCGGACTGGCCGCGCGAGGGTTCGCGTGCGAGGATGTCCGCCTTCCGCTGGTGAAGCTCAGTGCCGAGGCTAAGGCGCGACTGCTTCGGCTCGCGGAATCCAGCCCGGCACAGCCTCGATCTTAG